A stretch of Paenibacillus peoriae DNA encodes these proteins:
- the uxaC gene encoding glucuronate isomerase, with product MTKAFLDENFLLSNPTAEILYHQYAKDMPIIDYHCHLSPQEIYENKAFKNITEAWLYGDHYKWRLMRANGVEERLITGDGEDYDKFMAWAKTVPTLIGNPLYHWTHLELQRFFGVFELLNEQNAPVIWEKVNQKLQGKGFGARDLIVNSKVTVVCTTDDPTDHLEYHKQISKLTDFPVAVLPSFRPDKALEINRETFRPWVARLGEVSGLDVSGLEGFLNALASRVRHFHAAGGRVSDHALDTVVYEETTREEAAAIFNKALEEGHVTPLEEAKYKSYVLVFLGKQYAEHGWAMQYHIHALRNNNTTMFRQLGPDTGYDAVNDGSIARPLAALLDAQELAGGLPRTILYSLNSVDYPVLASLAGCFQSGGNVGKIQFGTAWWYNDHIEGMQEQMKLLANYGVLSRFIGMLTDSRSFLSYTRHEYFRRILCDLIGTWVQEGKAPEDLELLGAMVQNICYNNAEQYFNFPTVVHSK from the coding sequence ATGACTAAAGCGTTTTTAGACGAAAACTTTTTGTTGAGCAATCCAACGGCTGAAATCTTGTATCATCAGTACGCCAAGGATATGCCGATTATTGACTATCATTGTCATTTAAGTCCACAAGAAATTTATGAAAATAAAGCGTTCAAGAATATTACGGAAGCTTGGTTGTACGGAGACCATTACAAGTGGAGACTTATGCGGGCCAATGGGGTTGAGGAACGCCTGATTACGGGGGATGGCGAAGATTATGACAAGTTTATGGCTTGGGCCAAAACCGTACCTACACTAATCGGCAATCCGCTGTACCATTGGACGCATTTGGAGCTTCAACGCTTTTTTGGTGTCTTTGAGCTGCTGAATGAACAGAACGCACCAGTGATCTGGGAAAAGGTAAACCAAAAGCTGCAGGGAAAAGGCTTTGGCGCACGTGATCTGATTGTGAACTCGAAGGTAACTGTGGTGTGCACCACGGATGATCCGACAGACCATCTCGAATACCACAAACAAATCAGCAAGCTGACCGATTTCCCAGTCGCAGTGTTGCCAAGCTTTCGTCCCGACAAGGCTTTGGAGATAAATCGCGAAACTTTCCGGCCTTGGGTGGCTCGGTTGGGTGAAGTCAGCGGACTGGATGTTTCTGGCCTGGAAGGATTTTTGAATGCGCTGGCGAGCCGGGTGCGCCATTTCCATGCTGCCGGAGGCCGAGTATCTGATCATGCGCTGGATACTGTAGTCTATGAAGAAACGACACGGGAGGAAGCTGCAGCCATATTCAATAAGGCGCTGGAGGAAGGCCATGTGACTCCTTTAGAGGAGGCGAAATATAAATCGTACGTTCTGGTTTTCCTTGGCAAACAGTATGCAGAACATGGCTGGGCTATGCAATACCATATCCACGCACTGCGTAATAACAACACTACTATGTTCCGTCAATTGGGACCGGATACAGGCTACGATGCCGTAAATGATGGCTCTATCGCTCGTCCATTGGCGGCATTGCTGGACGCACAGGAGCTGGCAGGAGGATTACCGAGAACCATTTTGTATTCGCTTAATTCGGTTGATTATCCAGTACTGGCAAGTCTCGCGGGTTGTTTCCAATCCGGTGGAAATGTGGGGAAAATCCAGTTTGGCACGGCATGGTGGTATAACGACCATATCGAAGGTATGCAGGAGCAGATGAAGTTGCTGGCTAACTACGGGGTGCTGTCCCGCTTTATTGGTATGCTGACGGATTCCCGCAGCTTCCTCTCCTACACACGCCATGAATATTTCCGCCGTATACTCTGTGACTTAATTGGAACGTGGGTTCAGGAGGGTAAGGCGCCTGAGGATCTGGAGCTGCTCGGAGCCATGGTACAAAACATTTGCTACAACAACGCCGAGCAATATTTTAATTTCCCAACGGTTGTTCATAGTAAGTGA
- a CDS encoding tetratricopeptide repeat protein — protein MNDIMAQAGELRRTGQAEEARKLLLKALEQQQNDAELWYQTAWTQEWTNFRITDRFGYFT, from the coding sequence ATGAACGATATCATGGCGCAAGCTGGCGAGCTTAGACGAACAGGGCAAGCAGAGGAAGCACGAAAGCTTCTTTTGAAGGCATTAGAACAGCAGCAAAATGATGCAGAATTGTGGTATCAGACCGCTTGGACACAGGAATGGACGAATTTCCGGATTACAGACCGTTTCGGGTATTTTACGTGA
- the alsS gene encoding acetolactate synthase AlsS, which translates to MVALSTKVQAVQTKTKTKSDTKGADLVVDCLIKQGVTHIFGIPGAKIDSVFDVLQDRGPELIICRHEQNAAFMAAAVGRLTGKPGVCIVTSGPGASNLATGLVTANAESDPVVAIAGAVPRSERLKRTHQSMDNAGLFEPITKYSVEVEHPDSVPEAITNAFRIATSAQPGATFVSLPQDVLTSSSEVTAIEKVSLPQLGTAPAELIKQVAGQIKKAKLPVLLLGMKASTPEATAAIRALIRNTDLPVVETFQAAGAISRELESHYFGRVGLFHNQPGDMLLGAADLVLTIGYDPIEYDPKNWNIPANRTLIHLDDHQADIDHDYQPDHELIGNIALIVSGLAEELPTLKLPKASCDQLNRLRHDLNEQEAVPVHSHDYLIHPLQFIRTLRSLIDDNVTVTCDVGSHYIWMARYFRSYEPRRLLFSNGMQTLGVALPWGIAATLVNPGQKVVSISGDGGFLFSSMELETAVRLNSPLVHIVWRDGTYDMVAFQQQIKYGRTSGVKFGDVDVVKYAESFGATGLRVHSPEELESVLQQALHTDGPVVVDIPINYQDNIQLGRKLLPNQLN; encoded by the coding sequence GTGGTAGCATTGAGTACCAAAGTTCAAGCTGTTCAAACTAAAACTAAAACCAAATCCGATACAAAAGGAGCCGACCTTGTTGTCGATTGTTTGATCAAGCAAGGGGTTACGCATATTTTTGGCATTCCAGGTGCCAAGATCGATTCTGTTTTTGATGTTCTTCAAGATCGGGGTCCAGAATTGATCATATGCCGTCATGAACAAAATGCCGCCTTTATGGCAGCAGCGGTCGGTCGTTTAACAGGTAAACCGGGCGTATGCATTGTTACTTCCGGTCCAGGCGCGTCTAACTTGGCGACAGGACTTGTCACCGCTAATGCAGAGAGTGATCCTGTCGTCGCCATTGCTGGTGCAGTCCCAAGATCAGAACGCCTGAAACGCACGCATCAATCTATGGATAACGCCGGACTTTTCGAACCCATCACCAAGTACAGTGTAGAAGTAGAACATCCTGATAGTGTACCGGAAGCAATTACTAATGCATTTCGGATTGCGACCTCAGCCCAGCCTGGAGCCACATTTGTCAGTCTGCCGCAGGACGTGTTGACTTCGTCATCCGAAGTAACCGCCATTGAGAAGGTTTCCCTTCCCCAGCTTGGAACCGCACCCGCCGAGCTCATCAAACAAGTTGCAGGCCAAATCAAAAAAGCCAAGCTGCCCGTACTCCTTCTCGGTATGAAAGCCAGCACACCCGAAGCTACAGCAGCCATCCGTGCACTGATTCGAAACACGGATTTGCCTGTGGTTGAAACCTTTCAGGCCGCTGGAGCCATTTCCCGGGAGCTGGAAAGCCACTATTTTGGGAGAGTCGGTCTGTTCCATAATCAGCCGGGTGACATGCTTCTTGGAGCGGCAGATCTGGTACTGACGATTGGCTATGATCCTATTGAATATGATCCAAAAAACTGGAATATTCCTGCGAACCGAACCCTTATTCATCTGGATGATCATCAAGCAGATATTGATCATGATTATCAACCTGATCACGAGCTTATCGGGAATATAGCCCTGATTGTGAGTGGCCTTGCAGAAGAATTGCCTACCTTAAAGCTACCTAAAGCCTCCTGCGACCAATTAAATCGTCTTCGTCATGATCTAAACGAGCAAGAAGCTGTTCCTGTACACAGTCACGATTATCTGATTCATCCATTACAATTTATTCGTACACTGCGCAGCCTGATCGACGATAATGTCACTGTCACCTGTGATGTTGGTTCACACTACATTTGGATGGCACGATATTTCCGTTCGTATGAACCGCGGCGCCTTCTATTCAGCAACGGAATGCAGACGTTGGGCGTAGCACTGCCTTGGGGGATTGCTGCCACACTCGTCAACCCCGGTCAAAAAGTCGTTTCTATTTCTGGAGACGGAGGATTTCTGTTTTCATCCATGGAGCTCGAAACCGCTGTACGTCTTAACTCTCCGCTAGTGCATATCGTATGGAGAGATGGTACCTATGACATGGTCGCATTTCAACAACAGATTAAATATGGCAGAACTTCCGGTGTAAAATTTGGAGATGTTGATGTAGTGAAATATGCTGAAAGCTTCGGGGCCACCGGATTACGCGTGCACTCTCCTGAAGAACTGGAAAGTGTATTGCAGCAGGCACTTCATACGGATGGTCCTGTGGTTGTTGATATCCCGATTAATTATCAAGATAATATCCAGTTGGGACGTAAACTGCTGCCAAATCAATTAAACTAA
- a CDS encoding MFS transporter, producing the protein MRSSSDIVVMGNEASKQTGSNISLKEKMGYGFGDFASQLLFAAAMTFLSYFYTDVIGISAGVIGTLMLVARVLDAFIDVAIGALIDKTKSRHGKARPWLLWMSGPFALSGVLLFTVPSGNMTITILYIYVTYLLMNIIYSSINVPYGVLNSMITQDSYQRSLLNIFRMSLANIGALLINYFTLPLVKSFGGGQKGWIFTFILFGLLGTFLFLVTFFSTKERVTPSVVQKPIPFGRAFGALMRNKYWKLILGFAVVYFINNSLGTGMNIYYARYVLKDANLIGVLGISLLLPSLLGYLLLPPVVKRIGKRNSSIIGSILLIVGSLVIAVSPASLMAVCLGLVIKALGHAAILGTFFAMLSDTIEYGEWKTGMRTEGLVYSAGSFGTKAGGGFGAALIGWGLALGGYAGGQATISATALASIHFMFIYVPIILAALQIVLLAFYNLDKLFPGIVKELEFLKNAK; encoded by the coding sequence ATGAGAAGTTCGAGCGATATTGTTGTAATGGGAAATGAGGCTTCAAAGCAAACCGGTTCAAATATTTCGCTAAAAGAAAAGATGGGTTATGGATTCGGTGATTTTGCCAGCCAGTTGCTGTTTGCCGCCGCAATGACTTTTCTGTCCTACTTTTACACAGATGTAATCGGGATCAGCGCCGGGGTCATTGGTACTTTAATGCTAGTTGCGCGTGTACTGGATGCGTTTATTGATGTCGCGATTGGGGCTTTGATCGATAAAACGAAGAGCAGACACGGGAAGGCCCGTCCTTGGTTACTGTGGATGTCCGGGCCATTTGCGTTGTCTGGAGTTCTCTTGTTCACGGTTCCAAGTGGAAATATGACGATCACTATTCTATACATTTACGTTACCTATCTGTTGATGAACATTATCTATTCCAGCATTAATGTCCCTTATGGTGTGCTTAATTCCATGATAACGCAGGATTCTTACCAGCGTTCTCTGCTTAATATTTTTCGTATGTCTCTAGCGAATATTGGTGCCTTGCTAATTAATTATTTCACCCTCCCGTTAGTGAAGTCGTTCGGCGGCGGTCAAAAGGGGTGGATTTTCACCTTTATTCTGTTTGGTTTGCTCGGAACCTTCTTATTTCTCGTTACCTTCTTCAGTACCAAGGAAAGGGTTACTCCATCTGTTGTACAGAAGCCAATTCCGTTTGGACGTGCTTTTGGAGCGCTGATGCGTAATAAGTATTGGAAATTGATTCTTGGGTTTGCTGTGGTCTATTTCATAAATAACTCACTGGGCACAGGTATGAATATTTACTACGCACGTTATGTGTTAAAAGACGCCAATCTGATTGGGGTGCTCGGCATATCCTTACTCCTTCCTTCCCTGCTTGGTTATTTGTTATTGCCTCCCGTCGTCAAGCGGATCGGGAAACGAAATTCATCCATTATCGGAAGTATCCTCCTGATTGTGGGATCGCTTGTTATTGCCGTCAGTCCCGCAAGTCTTATGGCGGTCTGCCTGGGACTCGTTATTAAAGCGCTTGGACATGCCGCTATTCTCGGAACCTTCTTTGCCATGTTGTCAGATACCATTGAGTATGGCGAATGGAAGACAGGGATGCGCACCGAAGGACTGGTGTACAGTGCGGGTAGTTTCGGCACAAAAGCGGGAGGCGGTTTCGGAGCGGCACTCATCGGTTGGGGACTGGCATTGGGAGGATATGCTGGTGGACAAGCTACAATCAGTGCCACAGCGCTAGCGTCTATTCATTTCATGTTTATCTACGTTCCAATTATCTTGGCTGCCCTGCAAATTGTATTGCTGGCATTTTACAACCTAGATAAATTATTTCCCGGTATTGTCAAAGAGCTTGAATTCTTAAAAAACGCTAAATAA
- the budA gene encoding acetolactate decarboxylase codes for MTVAGLETKQETDHDIYQTSTMLALLDGLYDGVVAFEELQKHGDFGIGTFDQLNGEMIAFDGEFYHLLPDGTAHRVKPEETTPFSTVTFFHEDFTYTIDRPMHREELEALLLKLFPSRNLFYAFRMDGTFREVKTRTVPHQVKPYKPFIEATKSQPTFSFNDASGVITGFWTPAYAQGIGVAGFHLHFINDERTGGGHVFDFIVEKCTIRICQKSNLHLVLPDTPDYLKANLSRENLEKEIAVTEGAQ; via the coding sequence ATGACCGTTGCAGGACTGGAAACCAAGCAAGAAACTGACCATGATATTTACCAAACGTCCACTATGCTCGCTCTATTAGATGGTCTTTATGACGGAGTTGTTGCCTTTGAGGAGTTGCAAAAGCACGGGGATTTTGGGATTGGTACCTTTGATCAACTGAATGGCGAGATGATCGCGTTCGATGGTGAATTCTATCACTTGCTTCCAGACGGTACGGCCCATCGTGTAAAACCGGAAGAAACCACACCTTTTTCCACCGTCACCTTTTTCCATGAAGATTTCACATATACTATTGACCGCCCCATGCATCGTGAAGAGCTGGAAGCTCTGCTGTTAAAGTTGTTTCCAAGCCGTAATCTGTTCTATGCCTTCCGTATGGATGGCACTTTTCGTGAAGTAAAGACACGTACCGTCCCTCACCAGGTGAAGCCTTACAAACCTTTTATCGAAGCGACCAAATCTCAGCCTACGTTCTCTTTTAACGACGCTTCTGGGGTGATTACAGGTTTTTGGACACCTGCCTATGCTCAAGGTATTGGGGTAGCCGGATTTCATCTGCATTTTATTAACGATGAACGCACTGGGGGTGGGCATGTCTTTGATTTTATCGTCGAAAAGTGCACCATCCGCATTTGTCAAAAATCCAATCTGCACCTGGTCCTGCCCGATACCCCGGATTACTTGAAGGCCAACCTGTCCAGAGAAAACCTGGAGAAGGAAATCGCCGTTACTGAAGGTGCGCAGTAA
- a CDS encoding S8 family peptidase: protein MERKVHIIPYQVIKQEQQVNEIPRGVELIQAPAVWNQTRGQGVKVAVLDTGCDSDHPDLKARIIGGRNFTDDDQGDPEIFKDYNGHGTHVAGTIAAAENADGVVGVAPEADLLIIKVLNKQGSGQYDWIIQGIYYAIEQKADIISMSLGGPEDVPELHEAVKKAVASQILVICAAGNEGDGDDRTDELGYPGCYNEVISVGAINFDRHASEFSNSNNEVDLVAPGEDILSTVPGGKYATFSGTSMATPHVAGALALIKQLVSASFERDLTEPELYAQLIKRTIPLGNSPKLEGNGLLYLTAVEELSRIFDAQRVAGILTAGSLKVK, encoded by the coding sequence ATGGAACGTAAAGTGCATATCATTCCTTACCAAGTGATCAAGCAGGAGCAACAAGTGAATGAAATACCGCGAGGTGTAGAGCTGATTCAGGCTCCTGCGGTATGGAACCAGACTCGAGGCCAAGGCGTGAAGGTGGCGGTGCTGGACACGGGCTGTGATTCGGACCATCCTGATTTGAAGGCGCGCATTATTGGCGGACGGAATTTCACGGATGATGATCAAGGTGATCCGGAAATTTTCAAGGATTATAACGGTCATGGCACGCATGTGGCAGGAACCATTGCGGCAGCAGAAAATGCGGATGGTGTCGTGGGTGTTGCTCCAGAGGCAGACCTGCTCATCATCAAAGTGCTAAACAAGCAGGGCTCCGGTCAATATGACTGGATTATTCAAGGCATCTATTATGCGATTGAGCAAAAGGCAGATATCATATCGATGTCACTTGGCGGTCCTGAAGATGTGCCAGAGCTGCATGAAGCAGTAAAAAAGGCTGTAGCTAGCCAAATCTTGGTCATCTGTGCAGCTGGAAATGAGGGAGACGGTGACGACAGAACGGACGAGCTCGGCTACCCCGGCTGCTATAATGAAGTGATTAGCGTAGGCGCTATCAATTTTGACAGGCACGCCTCAGAATTCAGTAATTCTAATAATGAGGTGGATTTGGTTGCACCCGGAGAAGATATTTTGTCCACCGTTCCGGGCGGCAAATATGCGACTTTTAGCGGAACTTCGATGGCTACTCCGCACGTAGCAGGTGCATTGGCGTTGATTAAGCAGCTGGTAAGTGCGAGCTTTGAGCGTGATCTCACCGAACCGGAATTATATGCACAACTCATCAAACGCACGATTCCACTTGGCAATTCTCCTAAGCTGGAAGGCAACGGTCTATTGTACTTGACGGCAGTAGAGGAGCTCTCGCGTATTTTCGACGCACAGCGTGTAGCAGGAATACTAACTGCAGGATCATTGAAGGTTAAATAA
- a CDS encoding LacI family DNA-binding transcriptional regulator — protein sequence MKMTIKDVARMANVSISTVSRVINNSQTVNSEIRKRVLDVLEATQFRPNAIARTLVKNNTSLIGVLLPEIKNNVFDNMVEGINQVAHLYGFDVIIALSGGDADSEIHYYNMFREMQASGIIISVDGIRDALYALIEAAGIPCILVGRDFRDKSIPSVHVDNITAAFEAVTYLIQQGHQDIAMLRGAAGDISVGNQRFLGYEQALKAAHLPVRPERVLESGFSVEDGVTSMRKLYHSGPLPSAVFCATDRIAIGAMNFLAENGVKIPEQVSFLGFDDIDMATIIRPKLSTVRYSASELGMVAARNLIKLIKGEELAAVHWSISHQLEIRDSSAKHGLS from the coding sequence ATGAAAATGACTATAAAAGATGTGGCTCGAATGGCCAACGTCTCCATTTCAACGGTTTCCAGAGTGATCAATAACAGCCAGACGGTGAACAGTGAAATACGCAAACGAGTTCTAGATGTCCTTGAAGCCACTCAATTCCGTCCAAATGCCATAGCACGGACACTGGTAAAGAATAATACATCTCTGATTGGAGTACTTCTGCCCGAGATTAAAAACAACGTCTTTGATAACATGGTTGAAGGCATCAATCAAGTAGCGCATCTATACGGTTTCGATGTCATAATCGCCTTGTCAGGGGGGGACGCGGACTCTGAAATACACTATTACAATATGTTCCGTGAAATGCAGGCGAGCGGAATTATCATATCGGTAGACGGAATCCGGGATGCGCTATACGCGCTCATTGAAGCGGCGGGAATTCCCTGCATCCTTGTCGGACGGGATTTTCGAGACAAATCCATTCCTTCCGTACATGTTGACAACATAACGGCTGCTTTTGAAGCGGTAACTTATCTAATTCAGCAGGGACATCAGGATATCGCGATGCTGCGGGGAGCTGCGGGAGATATTTCAGTGGGCAATCAGCGTTTTTTGGGCTATGAACAGGCATTGAAGGCCGCTCACCTGCCAGTACGTCCCGAACGTGTGTTGGAAAGCGGCTTTTCAGTTGAAGACGGCGTAACCTCTATGAGAAAACTTTATCATTCAGGCCCATTGCCCAGTGCGGTGTTCTGCGCGACGGACCGAATTGCCATAGGCGCTATGAACTTTCTGGCCGAGAATGGGGTGAAAATACCTGAACAGGTCTCTTTCTTGGGATTTGACGACATTGATATGGCTACAATAATCCGGCCTAAATTGTCAACTGTCCGATATTCAGCATCCGAACTGGGCATGGTCGCCGCCCGCAATCTCATTAAGCTTATTAAAGGAGAGGAATTGGCTGCTGTCCACTGGTCCATATCGCATCAGTTAGAAATTCGGGACAGCAGTGCAAAACATGGGCTATCCTAA
- a CDS encoding MATE family efflux transporter: MSLSQENASKQAQVIKTMTVFAITWPIFIEMLFHILMGSVDTFMLSHVSDEVVSAVGVSRQLIEFTIILFNLLGLGVGVIIAQLLGAQKHVDASRVTASALTFNLVFGLALSLMFIVSRDFLLSFYHITPTIKENAEIYMMLAGGSLFLEALMLTAGPVIRSHGFTKDTMIVGIGMNILHIAGNALLIYGWFGLPQMGVAGAAISTVISRVVACVWIFLLLYKRVSAPIRIRYYVQLQWSKLVAILKIGIPAGLEWLSYQLSQMMVTRFVSFMGTTAIATHFYSNTIVYFFMVFGMAVGEGTEIIVARLIGAGDKEKAYHQLLRSLKWSLIITIAVIVVVSFFRYEVMAIFTDEPAIIQLGAAILLFCILLEPGRVFNHVVINSLRAAGDVQFPLMMAIISMWGIKIPLAYVLGIHMGYGVLGVWIAHACDEWVRGIFHYLRWKGRKWQHKSLLSKAELQAESV, translated from the coding sequence ATGTCACTGTCTCAGGAAAACGCTTCCAAGCAAGCGCAAGTCATTAAAACGATGACGGTTTTTGCAATCACTTGGCCGATCTTTATAGAGATGTTGTTTCACATTTTGATGGGTAGCGTGGATACGTTCATGCTAAGCCATGTTTCTGATGAGGTTGTATCGGCTGTGGGTGTGTCCAGACAGTTGATTGAATTTACGATTATACTTTTCAATCTGCTTGGTCTTGGTGTAGGTGTGATCATTGCTCAGCTATTGGGGGCGCAAAAGCATGTGGATGCAAGCCGTGTTACGGCTTCGGCACTAACCTTTAATCTGGTGTTTGGTCTGGCATTGAGCTTGATGTTTATTGTCAGTCGGGATTTTTTGCTATCCTTTTACCATATTACTCCGACGATTAAGGAAAATGCAGAGATTTATATGATGCTGGCAGGGGGTTCGCTGTTTCTGGAAGCGCTCATGCTAACCGCAGGTCCGGTTATTCGATCGCATGGTTTTACTAAAGATACGATGATCGTGGGCATTGGTATGAATATTTTACATATTGCAGGAAATGCATTGCTCATTTATGGCTGGTTTGGTCTGCCGCAGATGGGAGTGGCGGGAGCAGCGATTTCAACGGTTATTAGCCGTGTTGTAGCATGTGTCTGGATTTTTCTACTGCTGTACAAGCGTGTAAGTGCGCCGATTCGCATCCGGTATTATGTACAGCTACAATGGAGTAAGCTGGTAGCCATTCTGAAGATTGGTATTCCTGCCGGGCTGGAATGGTTGTCTTATCAGCTTAGCCAAATGATGGTGACCCGGTTTGTCAGCTTTATGGGTACAACGGCAATCGCAACCCATTTTTATTCGAATACAATTGTGTACTTTTTTATGGTATTTGGAATGGCTGTAGGGGAGGGGACGGAAATTATTGTTGCCCGCCTGATTGGAGCAGGAGACAAGGAAAAGGCCTATCATCAACTTTTACGGAGCCTGAAATGGTCTTTGATCATTACGATTGCTGTAATCGTGGTAGTATCCTTTTTCCGATATGAAGTGATGGCGATCTTTACAGATGAGCCGGCGATCATTCAATTAGGGGCAGCGATTTTGCTTTTCTGTATATTGCTGGAGCCGGGCCGAGTGTTTAATCATGTTGTCATTAACTCCTTGCGAGCAGCGGGAGATGTTCAGTTCCCGTTAATGATGGCCATAATTTCAATGTGGGGGATTAAAATCCCGTTAGCATATGTGCTGGGCATTCATATGGGATATGGAGTGCTGGGTGTGTGGATTGCACATGCCTGCGATGAGTGGGTACGAGGCATTTTCCACTATTTACGCTGGAAGGGCCGGAAATGGCAGCACAAATCGCTGTTATCCAAGGCTGAACTTCAGGCGGAATCCGTCTAA
- a CDS encoding MFS transporter — protein sequence MGVPIVQENVQTDNKTGEHISLKEKISYGMGDFGNGFMFDLGQLYLLKFFTDVAGVSAGAAAGIFLVSKLFAAVCDPIVGSFVDYRKHIGTRGKFRPFLIVGSVILAILTVLTFISPNISPTGKLIYAYASYMIWGIGYSIVNIPYGSLGAAITQDTHQRASLSSFRQAGSLGALFVTSVVVMPLILLFPNHHVGYPVVMGIMSLIGVIAFIICYRGTKERIISQSGPKEKLSIGVIVHTFTNNKPLLVLVLMTIFTISAYNIKSALLIYFAEYNLGHVELMAYMNFIIIGSSLLGVLFLPKLVRRFGKRKTAILGMLVSVIADSINFFMPSNVYIFTILASISFIGISIPNGVTWAFVSDIIDYGEWSSGERKEGITYSLFNFSRKLAQSLSGFLSGIGLALIGYVPNVVQSSGTLLGIKALLCLYPAVALALAMLVIGKMYKLTDSRHAEMVQELQRRHADNRV from the coding sequence ATGGGAGTGCCTATCGTGCAGGAGAACGTCCAAACTGACAACAAGACAGGCGAGCATATTAGCCTGAAAGAAAAGATTTCGTATGGTATGGGTGACTTTGGAAACGGATTCATGTTTGATTTGGGGCAGTTGTATTTGCTGAAATTTTTTACAGATGTAGCAGGGGTTTCTGCAGGAGCCGCCGCAGGCATTTTCTTGGTCAGCAAGCTATTTGCCGCCGTCTGTGATCCCATTGTCGGGTCCTTTGTTGATTATCGCAAACATATCGGTACACGTGGAAAATTTAGACCTTTTCTTATTGTTGGAAGCGTTATCCTTGCAATTCTTACGGTTCTAACCTTTATATCGCCGAATATTTCACCCACAGGAAAACTCATTTACGCCTATGCGTCCTATATGATCTGGGGGATCGGCTACTCTATTGTAAATATTCCATACGGCTCGCTAGGTGCCGCTATTACACAGGATACTCATCAGCGTGCTTCATTGTCATCTTTCCGTCAGGCGGGATCGCTGGGCGCATTATTCGTCACCAGTGTCGTTGTCATGCCGCTTATTTTACTATTTCCTAACCACCATGTTGGCTATCCGGTTGTGATGGGGATTATGTCACTCATTGGTGTGATCGCTTTCATCATATGTTACCGAGGAACGAAAGAACGTATTATTAGCCAGTCCGGGCCAAAAGAGAAGCTATCTATAGGCGTTATTGTGCATACTTTTACGAATAACAAGCCTTTGCTGGTGCTCGTTTTGATGACGATTTTCACTATATCCGCGTACAATATTAAGTCCGCTCTGCTGATCTATTTTGCCGAATATAACTTGGGGCATGTAGAGTTAATGGCTTATATGAATTTTATTATTATCGGTTCGTCGCTACTGGGTGTATTGTTCCTGCCCAAGCTGGTACGGCGTTTCGGTAAACGAAAAACAGCCATACTGGGGATGCTGGTTAGTGTCATTGCCGACTCCATTAACTTTTTTATGCCTTCAAATGTATACATTTTCACAATCTTGGCCAGTATTTCGTTCATTGGTATTAGTATTCCTAACGGGGTGACCTGGGCATTCGTGTCCGATATTATTGATTATGGCGAATGGTCATCCGGGGAGCGTAAGGAAGGGATTACTTACTCGTTATTTAACTTTTCACGTAAGTTGGCTCAATCCTTGTCTGGCTTTCTATCGGGTATTGGACTAGCGCTCATCGGGTATGTTCCGAATGTGGTTCAGTCCTCTGGAACCCTGCTTGGGATCAAAGCATTACTTTGTCTCTATCCGGCTGTTGCCCTGGCTTTGGCCATGCTGGTCATCGGTAAAATGTACAAGCTGACGGACAGCAGACATGCAGAAATGGTTCAAGAATTACAGCGTCGACATGCGGACAACCGCGTATAA